Within Vigna unguiculata cultivar IT97K-499-35 chromosome 2, ASM411807v1, whole genome shotgun sequence, the genomic segment taaacgttttcaacataaaaatttctaaattttttcttcataaaaatattactaatttttatattaaatttttcattaataagtATTAGTGAAGtattctaaaatatcatatacctATATAATATACCGATATACAAATATGTGATACAGATTAAAATGTCAATGTATTATAGGTTTCAACCATTATGTAACCATTGGATGAATCAAGGCTGAGAAATCATGCATGACACAAGATTTGTCCATTTTAAAAAAGCTAATTTCATGTTTCCATACATGCCTTTTTCACTAAAATTCAAGAAATAATGTATTCAAAAGTATACTCGTGTTTTCCactataatttattcattttgataatttttttaaatttacctATTTGggtaatttttacataaaaaatacaaactaTTTTCAGTAAAACCATGAGTGATGTAATAATAACctcaatgtttttttaaaatataagaactctaatattttctcattatattccaatatttcaaatttttatcatttatgattatacttgtaatatatttttacttttttgaatAATACACTTCTAATTAAtaccaaatttattaaaaataaaaaatttaagttgatAATGTGAGAACCCCTCTCTGCCACCCActtcacaaaaacaaaacccACTCTCTCTCCCTAATACCCTCTCCTTCCGTTACTCTTTCTCTGCCTTCTCTCTACTAAATTCACCCAAAAATTCACTGTAGTAGGTCTAATCCTCTTCCTTGTTGTAGAATTTAGGGTTGAAGCAAGATCAGAACCACTTCCTCAAGCTGAGTCTTTCTTTCCTACGCGTAAGTCAACTTGTATTCCCCCCTTATATTCTGATTTTCGAATTCTAAGTAATTCCAACATTCTGGGTTGTGGTAGAATTTGTTCTCAGCATTGGCAATTATAATTCAGTGCCTTAGGTTGGGAGATTGAGGTATTCTCTTTGGTTGAAGAGTCATTTCTAGTGGAAATTCTAAAGGTAAGTGGAGTTAGCTAACTTTTACTCAAACCATTTAGAATCTGTCTTGATAAGTCTGAATTGCATGCTTAATTATTGAATTGATGATTGAATTGCGTGATTACCGTGTGTTGTTGATCTTGGTGGCTCATCGAAAGAAGGTATTTGTACAAAATTCGCTCAAACCGGTGGCTCATCGTTACTGTGGAGCACCGTTCCAGATCTGGTGGCCTCAAGATGAAAACCTGTTATCTCACTCTTTGCTTTGTGTTAGCTTCGGTCTTACCCTTATCATCAACAGCACCATCATATCCCACAAAACACACTCCTGCTTTGTATGTTTTTGGTGACTCTCTCGTTGATTGTGGAAACAACAACCATCTTCCAACTGGTGGACCTTCTTTTCTGCCTTATGGTATAGACTTCATGCATGGCAAACCTACAGGCCGAGCCACAAATGGAAAAACTGTCGCTGATTTCCTAGGTAACATTACTCTGCCATTTTAGTAATATATTAACCAACTTTAATCTTTCTAAGGTATGACTTTTTATGCAGCTATACATCTAGGACTACCCTTAACCCCTCCCTACTTGGGACTTTCGAAGCATCACAGGAACAAAGTAAGAACGGGCATTAATTATGCATCTGCTGGGTCTGGTGTTCTGCCAGATACCAACAACGTAAGTTAATGTCGCACCTGTGTTTGAAGTTCATCATCATTCAGGTACTTTTTGTCTTTAACATGATGTACCCTTTTTGGTTGCAGGATACGTCTTTGACACTAGACAAACAAATTAAGTTCTTCCATAGGACTATTAAGCATAATTTGCCAAAGACGTTCACCGAGAATGAAGAATTAGAGAAGCATATTTCTGAATCCTTGTTTTTTGTCTCTACGGGTGTCAATGATTACTTCCACAACGGAACCTTCCGCGGCAACAAGAGCTTTGCCTTTTTCCTTCTTCGTGAAATCACCCTGCGCATCAAGGTAAATATTTCATGTGTTACAGAGTTCACAACGAAATTACTAAAAAGATTATCTCTGATTGctttttttcataacttttccGGCAAGAATGAACATGTTAGAATATAGAATTAGATTTTAAGTGGTGTAAAGAACTCAACAATGATGAGATAATAACTTCAATGAACTTGATTAGTTAGATTAGACACTAATTTCTAactcaatttcacaaaattcatttaaaagataagatcgaaataaatatatgatttagtAGCATGTAACTTCCGACCGTTTCTTTATATTTCATGTCTTTGTTTTGTTGCAGAGAATGTATAGCCTAGGAGCAAGAAAATTTTTAGTAAACAACATTCCCCCAGCAGGTTGCTTTCCGTCGAAAGCTATCCACACAAGACCAATAGGAAAATGTGATGGGAAAATAAACAAAGGAATCACCTTTTATAATAAGAGGTTGCATGAAGTACTGCATCAGCTCCAATCAAAGCTTCCTGGCTTCACCTTTATACATGCAGATCTCTATGGGTTCCTTAAGAAAATGCGACAGAACGGAAGTTACTATGGTAAGAAGAAACCAAAATGCATTCATCATCAACACAAGTTTGTTGGAGAAATCTTCACAAACATTTTCAATAtgcaaaaattcaaaaaaaaatcaatttaaaaaaaaataaaacaaacttgtgaataaattaatatgtaaGATATAGTTTAATATGTTTGTCAATTTAGGTCGATTTACGATAAATAGATGACTGcaaaaaatttatcttcaagaatagttttgtgaaattgaattaagtttaaaattcaatCAGAATCATgaattagatttatttataatttactttttctgGATATAATATGTGAATAATTAGCACACTTGAATAActgatatttagttttatttgcaGGGATAGTGGAAACATGGAAACCTTGTTGCCCCAATACCATTTATGGTGATCTGAAATGCCAGCCCAGGAGTGTTCCTTGTGCAAACAGAAACACTCATCTTTTCTTTGATCAAAACCACCCTTCCCAAATCGCAAACCAAGAATATGCGCGGCTCTGCTTCAATGAGAAGATTATTTGCAAGCCCTGGGGTCTCAAACTGTTCTAGCAACCCTAGTGTGTTTGCTTTGTCGTGATTCCTATCAAAATCCTAGATAGAGTAACTACTACATTATAGAAAGTACAAGGAGATTGtgcataaaatataattatcaaataaaaagatttataacATTCCGTCACTTGAAATTATAGAATTATTTGTTACAAAAAATATGGATTGTTTACTAAAAAACATGTCTTACAAACTATTTCACTGGTCGTATCAacataaaatcaatttagtcttcgtaacaaaaaattaaattaatcataaattaaaGCTCCAATGATGAAAGCATTTCAAGATTCTTTTTATAGATCTTTGTGCTAAACTAGTGGTCTTGGGATTTCTTGATTACTCCTTGTCATTATATCAAAACACAGTGAGAAGAAATGGTAAAGTTTCTAACAAAGAAGATGTTTGCCTAAAGTTTACACAATGCTTATAATTTGCCTTTAAGCCTGCTCCCACTATTTTGGCATTAATAGGGATATATTTTTCAAGATCAACGAGGAGTTTAGTATTGGTCTTGAAGGTTGCAAAAACCATCTCCttggcaatttttttaaaagtgacaaACTATTTACCCATATATATATGTGCACCAAACTCAAAGGATCTTTGGAAATTATtgggtatttaaaaaaaatataatatatatataatagcgTTTTAAATACTGTGGTTTCGTGTTACtttttgtaatataatataacattttcaTATCTGTCATactttacatatataatatcatGTTTTTAAGTGTCATATTATTAATTGTCATAacattattgaaaaaatatatcatttagaaatgtcattttttaacaatttattttttcattgtgAAATCGTTTTCCAATTTCTAATTTTTGTGcccctttttactttttttttttgtcaaagtaCATGGCCCGTCTTTTCCAAAATCACTTTATTCCGAGCACATTCACTTCACTTCCAAACCTTTTCCAACATCTTTTTCCATTTACTTTGAtacttttaaaacaaaacatggaTTTTCAGCACATAAACTTCGAACTTCAGCACATTCACTTCGAAATTCAACATGTTCACTTCAgctcattttttattattaaaagtaaagattagattgaattatgaaattataaatataggtggatattaataaataataaataataaaatattttatttaagaataatttatcATAGTAGCATTTATAATTAtcgtaatatataaaatgaattatgACGTTTGTATATGTCACCGCTTTTATTGGATTTGTTTTGTAGTAAGTAAATAACATCATTTTTAACTGATTATTTAACTTCTTTAAAATATCACTTTATACAATGCATAAAGTGGTAGTTGTTACGTTTCGTTTTACAATGTCATATTATACTTTATGGAGTAAAAACTATTGTGTTTTTTGAAAAACGTCATGCAGATAAATAACAACATTTCAAAACATCGTAATATACACAAATCAATGCCACAACTGACGATATTTTGTAGTCAAAGTTGTTGCATTAGTTGAgctttcacaaattttatttttctttttcgcgTACATCATCCTCTTGTTGTAGTTTTTAGAATTTGTATCTCCTTTTTATAGTTGATTTCATGAAGCCTTCTCCCAGTGTTTGTTATCATTTTTCGACCACTTAGACAGATGAGGGAATTAAAACTGCcaatttaaccaaatttttagTGTAGTTAACCACCTTTGTGAACTAATTTAGAGTAGGATTTTTCTGACAAAGTGTGTGCATGGATTAACAAAGATTTGTTTCTATAACTCCCAATGAGTGACAAAGCATTAAAATATTAACCTTATGATTGGATAAAgaattttaacaaattcaaaCAATTGAAATGCATGGTATTTGAATTACTTACAATTGAATTCTCTTCATTtcttaaatagtttattttgatgcaattaaaatatcttgaattttaattttcttgtttggataaagcaaattaatttttcttttaagaaaaaaatatattttaaaaatatttaactcgACCTTTAGATCAGGCTGATTTGGTTCGACCTTCGGTCTTGGTCGACTAGTCGAACAATGCAGAAAGTCGAGCCAACACTAGTGCAAATTAACGATTTTACATCAACATTTAAcattgttttcttcaaaatcgTTGTAACTACAAAggcggtgacatttttgcatTATTTTGGACATATATTACATAGGTTTAATGGGGACCCAGTGTAATATTAGCTAGTGGGAGCCTGTTACATCGGTTATAAGTGGGAGCCTGTTGCATTATAAGTAGGTTCATTCGCGCACCACCCCCTCTTCTTTTATTAAGGTTAGCAGGTTTAAGTTTTTTCTTCATGCACCACCACAATTCATTCACGCACCACCTCTGTTTTTATTAAGGTTAGCAGGTTTAAGTTTTTGCTTCATGCACCACCACAATTCATTCACGCACCaactctttttttattaaggtTAGCAGGTTTAAGTTTTTTCTTCACGCACCTCTATATTTCAGTTTGCGCACCCCTGCTTTTAATAttggattttgtttatttattttcttcatgcacTCCCCAATGTAATAACCCCACACCCCTTACATTAAGTTTTAGTTTACTTTACATACATGcgttttcactaagcacacaccccactcctttattttcttcataGGATAAGATGCGTTTACTTTAATGCACCCCGCGTTTTACTTTATACACCCCGCGTTTACTTTAATGCACCCTgtgtttactttatgcaccttGCGTTTCTCTTTATACACCACGTTTTCGTgtatctttttttgttttttctcatttatcttttttaattaaatctcatatttcaatcatattattttcaaaaatcataaagatattttaaattgaaataaaaaattaaaataattttcaaaaatgataaaaataagaataaataaaaatgtaaaattattttcttttttttttcttttagaatctAATTGACAGTTCGCGTCACATgacacttctttttaaaataaaaaatataaaaattattttggtgtCGAATCGGCTGCTCGCGTCGTATGacactttcttttaaaatgtaaaaaatattagaaactatttttggtgtctaattgacTGCTCGCGTCACTGATActctttttttcaataaataagttataaaaaatatgtttggtGTCTAATCGGCCGCTCGTgtcgcacgacactcctttttAAATATGTCAAAAGGCaactttcataaattaaatcatttaatcaaacaaatttataaagaactacgtagccctgatttctcattttaatgagaatacgtaagaccaaggttaatccttgCCGAGTCCTTTTcactcaaaaatatatttgttcaatttatgtTCTTACtttatgggaaaaataaatatttaaaataaacacatctcttttgcaaatttaattaaaggtaccgcctttgggcgggcgctgtagggtgctaataccttccctacgcgtaaccgactctcggatcctaaatttggttttcgcagactttattttatttttatggttttccatagttttctagaataaattatggtggcgacttcAAATCTCTTTTTCCAAATCCATTCTTTTTTAGTTCGTCGTCCTGTCGCGATTTAGGTTGCGACAatatatctttcacatattataaatcatatcaaactttaaagaatgatattcatacataatgaaattgtattactttttcagcAATTCGAAAATCCATCACCTCTACCAGATGACATTATCCACACACTAAGACAAGAGTGGGCAACATATCTATTGGAAAGATGGAGTTGATACCACAGGAATTAGAACTCCTTTCAAAaacttttttgtacaaaaatgtcatgttgaaacttttagtttggtgttatttatattagtttagaatatatgttgaaacttaagtgtTATTAGATATAACTATAACTCCATAATTGTGTTGAAAGTATTATGAAACTGTTCTGGAAATTTTTTGATTTTCAGGTGTAGGAATGTtgtaaaaataaccaaatttttttaaaaaaaactagagCAATTTGACGTCTGGTGGTGCTCTGACAAaagttatttaacgtctgaccttACCATGgtcgacgttatttaacgtctagTGGCCTTTGACAGACGTcaaattcttttgttttttggcTCCATTTAGCGCGAAAATTGACGTCTGCTGCTTTTGGCCCCGACATTGGATAACGTTAGATCCCTATTGcaccgacgttaagtgacgtctgcTAATTTTCCGATgttattttgacgtcacccagtacgacgtcggtgtttggaCAAACGTCAAAGGTAAAAAATATCGGATGTTAAAAGGCTTTTTTATGTTAGTACATGTTTTGaagtttagttttaaatttgatatatttgtgCACCATGGTGCTACTCTCATATGGAGAGTTGAAGGTAGCATATGATGTGTTCAATAATGATTATGTTCTAGTAACATTTAATATGATTGTGAGATGTGTTAGAAGAGAGATGGCTTATAAGGGAATCTCTATAGGGAAATGATGGCAGATAAAGTGAAACCAAATAAAAGTACAATGATTGATGATTCTTGTTCTCAACTACATGATTTGAATCTCGATTGAAAACTTCATCTATATGGACATGCATGTCAAATGTAGAGGCCTCTTAACTACATAGTCTATTTGATAACATGATACATAAGGCCTTTGCTTAAAGGACTACAATGGTTTTGGGATATGccatatttgatttttttatgtctcCGGGGAGCTTTTGTATAAAATTCCAAAGAAGGTTGTTGTGCCTGGAATGCAATCATTAGTAGTTGTTCAAGCTATGAATAGTAAATGGCCCTGGCTTTGTTCCATGAATGCAAATTGAGAATATCAAACTTAGATGAAGTTACCATGGTTAAATGTTAGTCTACATGTTCACAACTATGAgcactagagatggcaaataaacccgtctccGTGGGTATTATcggaacccgtccccgttttgacggggaatctccgcattgactgggtatgggaaatccccaattttttcaattgggtatggggatggggatgaatatatccccgccataatacccgtccccgccatatctccatcctcatttaaattattaaaatattcacaattaattaagtaaccctatatatatatatatatatatatatatatatatatatatatattctttctatttttttattttttctaaatattttgtttgtcatgaaactcattcgcatttctaatatatttttttatcttatcataatgttaaaatgatgtatgtcaattaaaaaaaatttatgtctaacatttgaatatttctattattttttaatatttttatttattatatattttcctttcacctgagaatgtttaatactctcaatttaagtgtttaatagcataaacatttcatttactaggtattataaaaaaattctttacttattattattaatttttgtttcatttgaagaactctttattttcgctaaaaaaaaaattgttatttctcaaccattgagtatatatgttgatatttgaaaagttttcttagatctctaagatgtttttcgtcttatcatacccttaattatacatttgtttttctttgtgcaattccttccaatagtctccaaattgtttataagacacacatttgttaattttttaatatttttatttttgtttattttcatcatatagaatactatttcgataaattttatctaattattttttattttctaactcattacaatcatactttaatattttcaatataattgtataaataatttttatttactacaatataaaaatttaatgtaattgccatgaatatttttttatcaccatccaacatatattggagtttacaagatacaagatctatgataaaattttattatgtttactatttgttctttgcgtcattttttttatggcttaaatactttttttgtcctcattttcgtagtgtttgttgcagatgatcctcattttgacagaatgtttaaaatagtcctcatttttaccgaatgtttaaaatggtcctcattttcgcaattcgtgttttatttggtccttttctgtaacgtcgtttaaatcattaaaggAACATTGTACATGTGacacgatttgtattagggtgtgttacgtgtactgtacaagtgtggtaattagatatttagggataaataagtgagctagggttttggtaaggaatgtttgggcagttagtgagttttggcaatcttgtttcTCCATTCTCAATTGgtattgctgcaatcttctttttcctgcaatcccattatataggtatgttacggtcccaatcttcgtgcactgttggtggttcaacgagaaatggattaatCCCGAGTTGTAGCTACAGAGAGATGACAActttgaggatgacaagaactccaaagaatattggtagaaaattttgggtacaatatgtttttattattgtgttaataataaattggttttaatttttggtttattaatttacagagtggtggttccaataatgtgggctgcaactttttcaaatggtggtgttgatgaaaaggatgtcatcatcatgacacaaatgaagcagattaatgatttggagaagtcattgaaggttgctgagaagaggctgcaattagtaataaGGTTCACTTgtattgttattgtattattcgtattgttattgtgtgtaatcttttaaagtccaatctattttgtactattgttaaatgaagaaatgaattagtttgattatgttgatattagtcccaacatgttcaaaatgacatcttaatctgagcattgaagtaagtgatattgatctaagcttgagaaaaattaaattgatcaaagtctggaagaagttaaattcataacgttaattcatcctcatcaaaatgcattacatcaatgtttgaaaaaagtgaaattgaacgaagtttaaggaaagtcaaaatgcagtacatcaataatgaattctacatcagaaatttcaaaaaataactaagacgtttgtagctgTTATCATGACATCCTCTTAATatgtaatttcatcctaaactgcGAAGATGGTTCTTCTGATGTTGGTAGTGGTGCTActtgactctccacttcattccttggtggttgagttgtttgagttttaGGTGCATTCTCAACAGTTTCAGCAGATGGTGCATTCTCAACAGTTTGGGCATCTGGTGTAGTCTCAGCaggtaatttagaaaccatgcagaacatcacaacaatcgaaAGACAAATAAACCacaaaatagaattacgaaaatcctaacccacgagcaaacacaaccagaaaaccctaaacccacttacctcgttgatgatgattaattggaaaattgaaatgaagagcgcaactgcaatccaatgataaaatggcaagtattagctgcttcctctgcaaattCGAGCTCAaataagacgaagatgaagacatttccctaattgcaaaatttcccctaaattgaaaaattaacgttaattagccacttgtacagtacacgtaacacaccctaatacaaaccgtgccacctgtacaatgcttcgttaatgatttaaacggcgttacagaaaaagaccaaataaaacatgaattgcgaaaatgaggaccactttaaacattctgtaaaaatgaggaccattttaaacattctgtcaaaatgaggaccatccgcaacaaacactacgaaaatgaggaccaaaaaggtatttaagcctttttttatcaaccattgagtatatatgttgatatttgaaaagttttcttagatctctaagatatttttcatcttatcatacttttaattatatatttgttttcctttgtgtgattccttccaatagtctccaaattatttataagacacacatttgttaattttttaatatttttattttttgtttattttaatcatgtagaatactatttcgataaattttatctaattattttttattttct encodes:
- the LOC114173116 gene encoding GDSL esterase/lipase At2g03980 isoform X2; its protein translation is MKTCYLTLCFVLASVLPLSSTAPSYPTKHTPALYVFGDSLVDCGNNNHLPTGGPSFLPYGIDFMHGKPTGRATNGKTVADFLAIHLGLPLTPPYLGLSKHHRNKVRTGINYASAGSGVLPDTNNDTSLTLDKQIKFFHRTIKHNLPKTFTENEELEKHISESLFFVSTGVNDYFHNGTFRGNKSFAFFLLREITLRIKRMYSLGARKFLVNNIPPAGCFPSKAIHTRPIGKCDGKINKGITFYNKRLHEVLHQLQSKLPGFTFIHADLYGFLKKMRQNGSYYGIVETWKPCCPNTIYGDLKCQPRSVPCANRNTHLFFDQNHPSQIANQEYARLCFNEKIICKPWGLKLF
- the LOC114173116 gene encoding GDSL esterase/lipase At2g03980 isoform X1, producing MKTCYLTLCFVLASVLPLSSTAPSYPTKHTPALYVFGDSLVDCGNNNHLPTGGPSFLPYGIDFMHGKPTGRATNGKTVADFLAIHLGLPLTPPYLGLSKHHRNKVRTGINYASAGSGVLPDTNNDTSLTLDKQIKFFHRTIKHNLPKTFTENEELEKHISESLFFVSTGVNDYFHNGTFRGNKSFAFFLLREITLRIKRMYSLGARKFLVNNIPPAGCFPSKAIHTRPIGKCDGKINKGITFYNKRLHEVLHQLQSKLPGFTFIHADLYGFLKKMRQNGSYYVLFAGIVETWKPCCPNTIYGDLKCQPRSVPCANRNTHLFFDQNHPSQIANQEYARLCFNEKIICKPWGLKLF